Proteins co-encoded in one Nicotiana sylvestris chromosome 7, ASM39365v2, whole genome shotgun sequence genomic window:
- the LOC104220306 gene encoding uncharacterized protein isoform X1, with amino-acid sequence MFAKKLFQKATQYHHNQHHQRNGSGLTASDLNVRATVHYGIPSTASILAVDPIQRLLAIGTLDGRVKVIGGDNIEGLLISPKQLPYKFLEFLQNQGFLVSITNENDIQVWNLKSRSVACDLQWKSNITAFSVINGSSFMYVGDEYGTISVLKFCVENRELLQLPYQILWSSLSEAAGFANSDHQPVVGILPQPFTSGNRLLIAYESGLIILWDVVEAHVIIVKGDKDLHLKDGAVNFRKNADSSSPDDLLKHEFEEKEITTLCWASTDGSVLAVGYIDGDILFWKTSKSTLSKGQEAGPFDNVVKLQLSSAEKRLPVIVLHWWANSKSRNSSDGHLLIYGGDEIGSDEVITILTLDWSSGMETLKCVGRVDLTLSGSFADTILLPTTGTAATDEKAALFVLMSPGQLKLFDCSSLSDLVSKELKKISLSAEDFPVELPTVDPSMTVTKLTQLHSDGNLPEPLQETPLFKKFCAATSSGANGWPLTGGVYNHISQAETNRIQRVYIAGYQDGSVRMWDATHAVFRLLCVLDNEVKGVNTVISTASVSKIDFCFQTLRLAVGDECGLVRLYDFKHSDMENFHFITDAKSEVHELAQGQGPSCRAVIKLLDVRVRAIEFINHGAKLAVGYENVKVAVLDMTSLSVLFLTDSVSVGSSPLVSVIAKRFMHSDGHSKSPKQSELPENHMEELMFVLTEDANIYVIDGGSGKTSSSEPLHLKKASTAISMYVIENNTPFSGIISKKPQSSKGDADSNEPSQDMTTSDQCDTTPFLQNDPSRKHFEESFVILCCKDAIRTYATRSVVHGDNNSACKVKLDKPCCWTTTFMNDGKVCGLLLLFQNGDIEIRSLPDLELVEQTSLMSVLRWNFKLNMDRAMSSMENGHVTLANGSELAFVSLLASENDFRIPESLPFLHDEVLAAAADAAIKFSTQKKKQGSGPNIIGTLVKGFKVGKTNHNMDLIERSKSNFSHLEGIFMKNPLNPEPSPTISKEVQGAVELDIDDIEIDDPVPVAPTSSHSTQNSKRGTERGKLLDSEGDDAKPRLRTREEIIAKYRKAGDASSAAGEARNKLLERQEKLERISQRTDELRSEAEDFASLANELVKVMENRNRKWWQI; translated from the exons GGATGGTAGGGTAAAAGTGATTGGTGGGGACAATATTGAAGGTCTCTTGATTTCTCCAAAGCAGTTGCCCTATAAATTTTTAGAG TTCCTTCAAAACCAGGGTTTTCTTGTCAGCATCACAAATGAAAATGATATTCAG GTTTGGAATCTCAAAAGCAGATCTGTAGCTTGTGATTTGCAATGGAAATCAAATATAACTGCTTTCTCAGTTATCAATGGCTCTTCCTTCAT GTATGTTGGAGATGAATATGGAACAATCTCAGTTTTGAAGTTCTGTGTTGAGAACAGAGAGCTTCTGCAACTGCCATATCAGATCTTGTGGAGTTCTCTTTCTG AAGCAGCTGGTTTTGCGAATTCAGATCATCAACCAGTTGTTGGAATTCTCCCCCAACCTTTTACGTCAGGAAATAG ATTATTGATTGCATATGAGAGTGGTTTAATTATACTATGGGACGTCGTTGAAGCCCATGTTATCATTGTTAAAGGTGATAAAGATCTCCATTTGAAGGATGGTGCTGTAAACTTTAGAAAGAATGCAGATTCCAGCTCTCCTGATGATTTATTGAAGCATGAATTTGAGGAGAAAGAGATAACCACACTTTGCTGGGCATCCACTGATGGATCCGTTCTTGCTGTTGGGTACATAGATGGAGATATTCTGTTTTGGaaaacatcaaaatcaaccttaAGCAAAGGTCAAGAAGCTGGACCATTTGATAATGTTGTTAAGCTACAGTTGTCTTCTGCTGAAAAAAGGCTTCCTGTCATTGTCTTACACTGGTGGGCGAACAGTAAATCCCGGAATAGCAGCGATGGCCATCTTCTCATTTATGGCGGTGATGAAATAGGATCCGATGAAGTCATTACG ATTCTTACCCTTGATTGGTCATCTGGAATGGAGACTTTGAAATGTGTTGGTCGTGTTGACCTCACTCTTAGTGGCTCATTTGCCGATACGATCTTATTACCAACTACCGGGACAGCAGCAACTGATGAAAAAGCTGCTTTATTTGTGTTGATGAGTCCTGGACAACTAAAACTTTTtgattgttcaagcttgtctgaCTTGGTATCCAAAGAGTTGAAGAAAATATCTCTATCAGCTGAGGATTTTCCTGTAGAATTACCGACAGTTGATCCTTCCATGACTGTGACAAAGCTTACACAGTTGCATTCAGATGGAAACTTACCCGAGCCTCTTCAAGAG ACACCTTTATTCAAGAAGTTTTGCGCAGCAACATCATCTGGGGCTAACGGATGGCCCTTGACTGGAGGGGTGTATAATCATATTTCTCAAGCTGAGACTAACAGGATTCAAAGAGTTTATATAGCAGGTTATCAAGATGGATCTGTAAGGATGTGGGATGCCACTCATGCGGTTTTCCGTCTCCTTTGTGTTTTGGATAATGAG GTTAAAGGTGTAAATACTGTTATATCAACTGCTTCAGTTTCAAAAATAGATTTCTGCTTCCAGACATTAAGATTGGCAGTTGGGGATGAGTGTGGTCTG GTACGCCTTTATGATTTCAAACATAGCGATATGGAGAACTTCCATTTTATTACTGATGCTAAAAGTGAAG TTCATGAGTTGGCACAAGGTCAAGGACCTAGCTGCAGAGCTGTTATAAAGCTTCTCGATGTTCGCGTCCGAGCGATCGAGTTTATAAATCATGGAGCCAAACTCGCAGTTGGATATGAAAATGTTAAG GTTGCAGTGCTTGATATGACTTCATTATCAGTTTTGTTCTTGACAGACTCCGTATCTGTTGGTAGCTCTCCACTGGTCTCAGTGATTGCAAAGAGATTTATGCATAGTGATGGTCATAGCAAAAGCCCAAAACAATCAGAGCTTCCAGAAAACCATATGGAGGAACTCATGTTCGTTTTAACTGAGGATGCAAATATCTATGTAATTGATGGTGGTAGTGGTAAAACGTCCAGTTCAGAGCCCCTGCATTTAAAGAAAGCGTCAACAGCAATTTCTATGTATGTCATAG AAAACAACACCCCATTTTCTGGTATAATAAGTAAGAAGCCACAGTCCAGCAAGGGTGATGCAGATAGTAATGAGCCTTCACAGGACATGACCACTAGTGATCAATGTGATACGACTCCCTTTCTACAAAATGACCCCTCCAGGAAACACTTTGAGGAGTCCTTTGTTATACTTTGCTGTAAAGATGCAATACGCACTTATGCTACAAGATCTGTGGTTCAT GGGGACAATAATTCTGCTTGCAAAGTGAAGCTCGACAAACCTTGTTGCTGGACAACTACTTTTATGAACGATGGGAAAGTTTGTGGGCTACTATTACTCTTTCAGAATGGAGATATCGAGATTAG ATCTTTGCCTGATCTAGAGTTGGTGGAGCAGACCTCCTTAATGTCAGTTTTAAGGTGGAATTTCAAGCTAAATATGGACAGGGCGATGAGTTCCATGGAGAATGGCCATGTTACCTTG GCAAATGGTTCTGAACTGGCTTTCGTGTCCCTATTAGCTAGTGAAAATGATTTCAG AATTCCAGAATCTTTGCCGTTTCTCCATGATGAAGTGCTCGCAGCTGCAGCAGATGCTGCCATCAAATTCTCCACTCAGAAGAAGAAACAG GGTAGTGGGCCAAACATTATTGGTACTCTCGTTAAAGGATTTAAAGTGGGAAAAACGAACCATAATATGGATCTCATCGAGAGGTCTAAGTCAAACTTTAGTCATCTGGAAGGTATCTTTATGAAGAACCCACTCAACCCAGAACCGTCCCCAACTATCAGTAAGGAAGTTCAAGGAGCAGTGGAGCTCGATATAG ATGATATTGAAATTGATGACCCTGTCCCTGTGGCTCCTACTTCATCTCATAGCACACAAAATAGTAAAAGAG GAACTGAAAGAGGGAAGTTGCTTGATTCTGAGGGTGACGATGCCAAGCCCAGACTTAGGACACGTGAAGAAATCATAGCAAAATATAGAAAAGCTGGG GATGCATCATCAGCGGCTGGAGAAGCTAGAAACAAGCTTCTAGAACGGCAAGAAAAACTTGAG AGAATTAGCCAAAGAACTGACGAACTACGCAGTGAGGCGGAAGACTTTGCATCATTGGCAAATGAGCTTGTCAAGGTAATGGAAAATCGCAATCGCAAATGGTGGCAAATATGA
- the LOC104220306 gene encoding uncharacterized protein isoform X2 has product MYVGDEYGTISVLKFCVENRELLQLPYQILWSSLSEAAGFANSDHQPVVGILPQPFTSGNRLLIAYESGLIILWDVVEAHVIIVKGDKDLHLKDGAVNFRKNADSSSPDDLLKHEFEEKEITTLCWASTDGSVLAVGYIDGDILFWKTSKSTLSKGQEAGPFDNVVKLQLSSAEKRLPVIVLHWWANSKSRNSSDGHLLIYGGDEIGSDEVITILTLDWSSGMETLKCVGRVDLTLSGSFADTILLPTTGTAATDEKAALFVLMSPGQLKLFDCSSLSDLVSKELKKISLSAEDFPVELPTVDPSMTVTKLTQLHSDGNLPEPLQETPLFKKFCAATSSGANGWPLTGGVYNHISQAETNRIQRVYIAGYQDGSVRMWDATHAVFRLLCVLDNEVKGVNTVISTASVSKIDFCFQTLRLAVGDECGLVRLYDFKHSDMENFHFITDAKSEVHELAQGQGPSCRAVIKLLDVRVRAIEFINHGAKLAVGYENVKVAVLDMTSLSVLFLTDSVSVGSSPLVSVIAKRFMHSDGHSKSPKQSELPENHMEELMFVLTEDANIYVIDGGSGKTSSSEPLHLKKASTAISMYVIENNTPFSGIISKKPQSSKGDADSNEPSQDMTTSDQCDTTPFLQNDPSRKHFEESFVILCCKDAIRTYATRSVVHGDNNSACKVKLDKPCCWTTTFMNDGKVCGLLLLFQNGDIEIRSLPDLELVEQTSLMSVLRWNFKLNMDRAMSSMENGHVTLANGSELAFVSLLASENDFRIPESLPFLHDEVLAAAADAAIKFSTQKKKQGSGPNIIGTLVKGFKVGKTNHNMDLIERSKSNFSHLEGIFMKNPLNPEPSPTISKEVQGAVELDIDDIEIDDPVPVAPTSSHSTQNSKRGTERGKLLDSEGDDAKPRLRTREEIIAKYRKAGDASSAAGEARNKLLERQEKLERISQRTDELRSEAEDFASLANELVKVMENRNRKWWQI; this is encoded by the exons AT GTATGTTGGAGATGAATATGGAACAATCTCAGTTTTGAAGTTCTGTGTTGAGAACAGAGAGCTTCTGCAACTGCCATATCAGATCTTGTGGAGTTCTCTTTCTG AAGCAGCTGGTTTTGCGAATTCAGATCATCAACCAGTTGTTGGAATTCTCCCCCAACCTTTTACGTCAGGAAATAG ATTATTGATTGCATATGAGAGTGGTTTAATTATACTATGGGACGTCGTTGAAGCCCATGTTATCATTGTTAAAGGTGATAAAGATCTCCATTTGAAGGATGGTGCTGTAAACTTTAGAAAGAATGCAGATTCCAGCTCTCCTGATGATTTATTGAAGCATGAATTTGAGGAGAAAGAGATAACCACACTTTGCTGGGCATCCACTGATGGATCCGTTCTTGCTGTTGGGTACATAGATGGAGATATTCTGTTTTGGaaaacatcaaaatcaaccttaAGCAAAGGTCAAGAAGCTGGACCATTTGATAATGTTGTTAAGCTACAGTTGTCTTCTGCTGAAAAAAGGCTTCCTGTCATTGTCTTACACTGGTGGGCGAACAGTAAATCCCGGAATAGCAGCGATGGCCATCTTCTCATTTATGGCGGTGATGAAATAGGATCCGATGAAGTCATTACG ATTCTTACCCTTGATTGGTCATCTGGAATGGAGACTTTGAAATGTGTTGGTCGTGTTGACCTCACTCTTAGTGGCTCATTTGCCGATACGATCTTATTACCAACTACCGGGACAGCAGCAACTGATGAAAAAGCTGCTTTATTTGTGTTGATGAGTCCTGGACAACTAAAACTTTTtgattgttcaagcttgtctgaCTTGGTATCCAAAGAGTTGAAGAAAATATCTCTATCAGCTGAGGATTTTCCTGTAGAATTACCGACAGTTGATCCTTCCATGACTGTGACAAAGCTTACACAGTTGCATTCAGATGGAAACTTACCCGAGCCTCTTCAAGAG ACACCTTTATTCAAGAAGTTTTGCGCAGCAACATCATCTGGGGCTAACGGATGGCCCTTGACTGGAGGGGTGTATAATCATATTTCTCAAGCTGAGACTAACAGGATTCAAAGAGTTTATATAGCAGGTTATCAAGATGGATCTGTAAGGATGTGGGATGCCACTCATGCGGTTTTCCGTCTCCTTTGTGTTTTGGATAATGAG GTTAAAGGTGTAAATACTGTTATATCAACTGCTTCAGTTTCAAAAATAGATTTCTGCTTCCAGACATTAAGATTGGCAGTTGGGGATGAGTGTGGTCTG GTACGCCTTTATGATTTCAAACATAGCGATATGGAGAACTTCCATTTTATTACTGATGCTAAAAGTGAAG TTCATGAGTTGGCACAAGGTCAAGGACCTAGCTGCAGAGCTGTTATAAAGCTTCTCGATGTTCGCGTCCGAGCGATCGAGTTTATAAATCATGGAGCCAAACTCGCAGTTGGATATGAAAATGTTAAG GTTGCAGTGCTTGATATGACTTCATTATCAGTTTTGTTCTTGACAGACTCCGTATCTGTTGGTAGCTCTCCACTGGTCTCAGTGATTGCAAAGAGATTTATGCATAGTGATGGTCATAGCAAAAGCCCAAAACAATCAGAGCTTCCAGAAAACCATATGGAGGAACTCATGTTCGTTTTAACTGAGGATGCAAATATCTATGTAATTGATGGTGGTAGTGGTAAAACGTCCAGTTCAGAGCCCCTGCATTTAAAGAAAGCGTCAACAGCAATTTCTATGTATGTCATAG AAAACAACACCCCATTTTCTGGTATAATAAGTAAGAAGCCACAGTCCAGCAAGGGTGATGCAGATAGTAATGAGCCTTCACAGGACATGACCACTAGTGATCAATGTGATACGACTCCCTTTCTACAAAATGACCCCTCCAGGAAACACTTTGAGGAGTCCTTTGTTATACTTTGCTGTAAAGATGCAATACGCACTTATGCTACAAGATCTGTGGTTCAT GGGGACAATAATTCTGCTTGCAAAGTGAAGCTCGACAAACCTTGTTGCTGGACAACTACTTTTATGAACGATGGGAAAGTTTGTGGGCTACTATTACTCTTTCAGAATGGAGATATCGAGATTAG ATCTTTGCCTGATCTAGAGTTGGTGGAGCAGACCTCCTTAATGTCAGTTTTAAGGTGGAATTTCAAGCTAAATATGGACAGGGCGATGAGTTCCATGGAGAATGGCCATGTTACCTTG GCAAATGGTTCTGAACTGGCTTTCGTGTCCCTATTAGCTAGTGAAAATGATTTCAG AATTCCAGAATCTTTGCCGTTTCTCCATGATGAAGTGCTCGCAGCTGCAGCAGATGCTGCCATCAAATTCTCCACTCAGAAGAAGAAACAG GGTAGTGGGCCAAACATTATTGGTACTCTCGTTAAAGGATTTAAAGTGGGAAAAACGAACCATAATATGGATCTCATCGAGAGGTCTAAGTCAAACTTTAGTCATCTGGAAGGTATCTTTATGAAGAACCCACTCAACCCAGAACCGTCCCCAACTATCAGTAAGGAAGTTCAAGGAGCAGTGGAGCTCGATATAG ATGATATTGAAATTGATGACCCTGTCCCTGTGGCTCCTACTTCATCTCATAGCACACAAAATAGTAAAAGAG GAACTGAAAGAGGGAAGTTGCTTGATTCTGAGGGTGACGATGCCAAGCCCAGACTTAGGACACGTGAAGAAATCATAGCAAAATATAGAAAAGCTGGG GATGCATCATCAGCGGCTGGAGAAGCTAGAAACAAGCTTCTAGAACGGCAAGAAAAACTTGAG AGAATTAGCCAAAGAACTGACGAACTACGCAGTGAGGCGGAAGACTTTGCATCATTGGCAAATGAGCTTGTCAAGGTAATGGAAAATCGCAATCGCAAATGGTGGCAAATATGA
- the LOC104220298 gene encoding selT-like protein, whose product MDRTQLLLVGLPLFLFISDLFSLFTPPPQKPTSDHHHHQPPSVIQQQQPQTLDFPTQKTGGIGAVGIGNTVSIDFCSSCSFRGSAVTMKNMLENQFPGIHVVLANYPPPLPKRLLSKVVPVFQFGVIGLVMGGEQIFPRLGFAVPPPWFYHLRANRFGTMATTWLLGNFFQSMLQSSGAFEVYCNGELIFSKLKENRFPGEIELKDLVGRRIANPRVVDGLGASSWS is encoded by the exons ATGGATCGAACTCAGCTTCTTCTAGTGGGATTACCCCTTTTCCTATTCATCTCCGATCTCTTCAGTCTTTTTACTCCGCCCCCTCAAAAACCCACTTCCGATCACCACCACCATCAACCGCCGTCAGTtatccaacaacaacaacctcaGACTCTTGATTTCCCTACTCAG AAAACTGGTGGTATTGGTGCAGTTGGTATTGGTAACACCGTCAGCATTGATTTCTGTTCTTCATGTTCTTTCAG AGGGTCAGCCGTGACAATGAAAAACATGTTGGAAAATCAGTTTCCTGGTATCCATGTTGTCCTTGctaactatcctcctccacttccAAAACGTTTGTTGAGCAAAGTAGTTCCCGTTTTCCAATTTGGCGTTATTGGCCTTGTAATGGGTGGCGAACAAATATTTCCTAGGTTGGGATTTGCCGTACCACCTCCATGGTTCTATCACTTGCGTGCTAACAGATTCGGAACTATGGCAACCACTTGGCTCCTGGGAAATTTCTTTCAGTCCATGCTGCAAAGCTCTGGTGCTTTTGAAGTGTATTGTAATGGTGAACTG ATTTTCTCTAAACTGAAAGAGAATAGGTTTCCTGGCGAAATCGAGCTGAAAGATCTAGTTGGCAGAAGGATTGCTAACCCAAGGGTAGTGGATGGACTTGGTGCATCTTCCTGGTCGTAG
- the LOC104220289 gene encoding uncharacterized protein isoform X1: protein MAENQKDATSAKCFSGIFQRLLCGGSLPTHPSDQYTKPNGVEFDQSSQKLPFKADENINSNKVKANSPGVVARLMGLDSLPEEKNTFVGSFPRSRSVNSLDYLMQFNLTENFHHRRVRTSVSFREIPNFDQEFKSEFLVFCFNNEEEKKNFSIRKSSKVGNQELMKPKKVADSSRKNVQKKGKKKLDVAKTSLNMSTTGQKKEACGKQNRIANKVKKQMKFEDYPRKVSVESKVEKKKKSKSKCAVSTKIQPYFKSADSSPVHHPQQVATPAAGNERKMQLNSRKSQTRVTNPELAITSKVEKQKEINKEADYYIKVLGEICRLTEEELNESYWVATRTGGDFNFEDLCLHFGQEIFELLLDQVVHELL, encoded by the exons ATGGCTGAAAATCAAAAGGATGCAACTTCCGCTAAGTGTTTTTCAGGCATTTTTCAAAGACTACTTTGTGGTGGAAGCCTCCCAACACACCCTTCTGATCAGTATACGAAACCAAATGGAGTAGAATTTGATCAATCTAGTCAGAAATTACCTTTCAAGGCTGATgaaaatattaatagtaataaagTTAAAGCCAATAGTCCAGGAGTTGTAGCAAGACTAATGGGATTAGACTCATTACCTGAAGAAAAAAACACGTTTGTTGGTTCATTTCCAAGAAGCAGGTCAGTTAATTCTCTAGATTACTTGATGCAGTTTAATCTAACTGAAAATTTTCATCATAGAAGAGTTAGAACATCTGTGTCTTTTCGCGAAATACCAAATTTTGATCAAGAATTCAAGTCAGAGTTTTTGGTATTTTGCTTCAATaatgaagaagagaaaaagaactttagtataagaaaatccagtaaggTGGGAAATCAAGAATTAATGAAGCCAAAGAAGGTTGCAGATAGCAGTAGAAAAAATGTTCAgaaaaaagggaagaagaaaCTTGATGTTGCTAAAACATCATTAAATATGTCTACTACTGGCCAGAAAAAAGAAGCTTGTGGAAAACAAAATAGGATTGCTAATAAGGTGAAAAAGCAAATGAAGTTTGAGGATTATCCTAGGAAAGTGTCTGTTGAATCCAAggttgagaagaagaaaaagagcaagaGCAAATGTGCAGTGTCTACAAAAATACAGCCTTATTTTAAATCAGCAGATTCAAGTCCAGTCCACCATCCTCAACAAGTTGCTACACCAGCAG CaggaaatgaaaggaaaatgCAACTTAATTCAAGAAAGTCTCAAACAAGAGTCACCAATCCAGAACTTGCAATCACAAGCAAAGTGGAGAAGCAAAAGGAGATTAATAAAGAGGCAGATTATTACATTAAGGTACTTGGAGAAATTTGCAGATTAACAGAAGAAGAGTTAAATGAGTCATATTGGGTAGCTACTAGAACTGGAGGAGACTTCAATTTTGAAGATTTATGCCTACATTTTGGACAAGAAATTTTTGAACTTTTATTAGATCAGGTTGTCCATGAACTTTTATAA
- the LOC104220289 gene encoding uncharacterized protein isoform X2, with product MAENQKDATSAKCFSGIFQRLLCGGSLPTHPSDQYTKPNGVEFDQSSQKLPFKADENINSNKVKANSPGVVARLMGLDSLPEEKNTFVGSFPRSRSVNSLDYLMQFNLTENFHHRRVRTSVSFREIPNFDQEFKSEFLVFCFNNEEEKKNFSIRKSSKVGNQELMKPKKVADSSRKNVQKKGKKKLDVAKTSLNMSTTGQKKEACGKQNRIANKVKKQMKFEDYPRKVSVESKVEKKKKSKSKCAVSTKIQPYFKSADSSPVHHPQQVATPAGNERKMQLNSRKSQTRVTNPELAITSKVEKQKEINKEADYYIKVLGEICRLTEEELNESYWVATRTGGDFNFEDLCLHFGQEIFELLLDQVVHELL from the exons ATGGCTGAAAATCAAAAGGATGCAACTTCCGCTAAGTGTTTTTCAGGCATTTTTCAAAGACTACTTTGTGGTGGAAGCCTCCCAACACACCCTTCTGATCAGTATACGAAACCAAATGGAGTAGAATTTGATCAATCTAGTCAGAAATTACCTTTCAAGGCTGATgaaaatattaatagtaataaagTTAAAGCCAATAGTCCAGGAGTTGTAGCAAGACTAATGGGATTAGACTCATTACCTGAAGAAAAAAACACGTTTGTTGGTTCATTTCCAAGAAGCAGGTCAGTTAATTCTCTAGATTACTTGATGCAGTTTAATCTAACTGAAAATTTTCATCATAGAAGAGTTAGAACATCTGTGTCTTTTCGCGAAATACCAAATTTTGATCAAGAATTCAAGTCAGAGTTTTTGGTATTTTGCTTCAATaatgaagaagagaaaaagaactttagtataagaaaatccagtaaggTGGGAAATCAAGAATTAATGAAGCCAAAGAAGGTTGCAGATAGCAGTAGAAAAAATGTTCAgaaaaaagggaagaagaaaCTTGATGTTGCTAAAACATCATTAAATATGTCTACTACTGGCCAGAAAAAAGAAGCTTGTGGAAAACAAAATAGGATTGCTAATAAGGTGAAAAAGCAAATGAAGTTTGAGGATTATCCTAGGAAAGTGTCTGTTGAATCCAAggttgagaagaagaaaaagagcaagaGCAAATGTGCAGTGTCTACAAAAATACAGCCTTATTTTAAATCAGCAGATTCAAGTCCAGTCCACCATCCTCAACAAGTTGCTACACCAGCAG gaaatgaaaggaaaatgCAACTTAATTCAAGAAAGTCTCAAACAAGAGTCACCAATCCAGAACTTGCAATCACAAGCAAAGTGGAGAAGCAAAAGGAGATTAATAAAGAGGCAGATTATTACATTAAGGTACTTGGAGAAATTTGCAGATTAACAGAAGAAGAGTTAAATGAGTCATATTGGGTAGCTACTAGAACTGGAGGAGACTTCAATTTTGAAGATTTATGCCTACATTTTGGACAAGAAATTTTTGAACTTTTATTAGATCAGGTTGTCCATGAACTTTTATAA